The sequence TCTTCGTTGCGGCGAAACATCCCAAGAGCTTCGTCTCGCTCGATCACGCCGATCATCTCCTGAGCAAGCCCGCAGACGCGCTCTATGCGGCGGATGTGATCACCGCCTGGGCGAGCCGTTACATCGATACGGCAAAGCCCGCGAAGGTGATGGATCTGGCCGAAGAACCTCGCAAGGTGGTGGTTCAGGAAACCCGCAAGAGCAAGTTCAACCAGCTGGTCACCGTCGGGCCGCATCATCTCGTTGCGGACGAGCCGAAGGCTGCCGGCGGCGAAGATGCCGGCCCTGGCCCTTATGACTTCCTTCTGGCTGGCCTCGGCGCCTGCACGTCCATGACCATGCGCCTTTATGCCGACCGCAAGTCGCTGCCGCTCGATGGCGTCACCGTCACGCTGAAGCATTCAAAAATCTACGCCAAGGATTGCGCGGAGTGCGAAACGCGCGACGGCATGCTCGACCAGATCGAGCGCGACATCGCGATGGACGGCGCGCTCGATGCCGAGCAGCGCAAGAAGCTGATGGAGATCGCCGACAAGTGCCCGGTGCACCGGACGCTGACCTCGGAGATCCGCATCGTGACCAAGGCCGTGGATTAGCGCCTTATCGTCTGAGCATGATCTCTTCGGAAAACCGCTTCACACTTTTCCGGATCATGCTCTAGAAGCACAACGCCATCGTCCGCACCGCCGCGCTGATCTCGCTCTCGCGCCAGGCGGCGAAGCCGAGCAGCAGGCCGTGATCGCGCGGCTGGCCCAGTGCCAGGCTGGATAGGGCTCGCGTCTCAACGCCCGCGGCAACCAGCCGCCTGACCGCGGCCTGATCGGCCGAACCGCGCTTGAGGCGCGCGATGAGCTGGATGCCGCCCGAGGGCACCTCGACCGAAAGCACCTCGCCGAGCTGGCGCTCCAGTCCCTCGACGAGGTGATCGCGGCGCGCGTGATAGAGCCGACGCATTCGGCGCAGATGCGCCAGGAAATGTCCGTCGGCGATGAACTCGGCCAGTGCCTCCTGGATGTGGCTGGAGGCGATCAGCCCGATGTGCCGCTGTGCGATTTCCAGGATACTGACCAACGCGGGCGGCACGACGAGATAGCCGAGCCGGATATCCGAGGTCATCGCCTTCGCGAAGGTCCCGACATAGAAGACACGGCCATGGGCATCGAGCCCTTGCAGGGCCGGCACGGGGCGGCTGTCGTAGTGGAATTCGCCGTCGTAATCGTCCTCGACGATCCAGGTCTTGCCAGGCCGGCTTGCCCCAAGAAACGCGGTGCGGCGGGCCAGCGACATCAGCCGCCCCGTCGGGTGCTGATGCGATGGCGTCATGAAGATGAGCTTTGGCACCGCCAGTCCAGGCATCCGCCGCATGCCCTGCTCGTCCAGCCTGATACCGGTCACGCGCGCGCCGGAGGCGCGGAAGGCGGCCGCAGCGCCGGGATAGCCGGGGTCCTCGACCCAGACCTCGTCACCAGGCGAGATCAGTGCAGCCGCGATCAGGGTCAGCGCGGCCTGCGCGCTCGGCAGGATCAGGATCTGGTCCGCCCTAGCGCGAACGCCTCGGCTGGTCGCGAGGTAATGCGCCAGCGACTCGCGCAGGCGCGGCCGGTTGATCGATCCGAGCTCACGTCTGGCCGCACGCACGGCACTGCGGCGCAGGCAGCGGGCCCACACCTCGTTCGGAAACTCCCTGGCATCGCCGTGCCCCGGACGCAGCGGTTTCAGCGGCGCCTGATAGGACATCGGCCAGTCGGTCTGCTTGAGCTTTGAGGCCCACGGCGAGAGCCGCAGCTTGCCGGTGCGCGCACCCGCAGCATTCGCTGCTTCGCCGCGTTCGCCGCCGTCGACCGTGACCACAGGACGGCGTCCGGGCGACGCCGCCAGATATCCCTCGGCGGCGAGCTGCTCGAACGCATAGGTGACAGTGTTGCGCGAGACGCCGAGATCGCTCGCAAGCGAGCGGCTCGACGGCAGCGCGCGACCTTTGCCGATACGGCCGCTCGCGATCAGCCTTCGGAGCTGGCTGGTGAGTTGCGCCATCAGCCCCTGCTCGTCGGCCCGATTCAGGTCGATCATGGCGGAGATCACACCGTCTGAAACTGGCACCTTGCTATTCTCCAATCTGGCACTTTTTCAGGTGCCAGGCCGGATGCTATGCGCCGCACTGGACTGCTTCAAGGATTTTGCGATGAACTCCCTGTCACCCCGTGCAGCCATCGGCCTGTTCCTGATCGTCGTGCTGGCCTGGGGCGTGAACTGGTCGGTGACGAAGCAGCTCGTCCAATTCTTTCCGCCGCTGTGGACGTCCGCGATCCGGAGCTGGATTGCGCTGGCCGGCTTGTTCGTGATCCTCGGGCTCAGCAACAATCTGGTGGTCCCGGAGCGGCGCGACATTCCGGTGGTGCTGAGCGTGGCGCTACTGCACATGACGGTGTTCTCGGTCCTGGTCGCGGCCGGTGTGCGCTTCCTGCCCGCGAGCAAGGCCATCGTGCTCGGCTACACCACGCCGCTCTGGGTCGCGATCGCTGCGCCCTTGCTGGGCAAGGACACGCTGACCGCGCCGAAGCTCGCCGGCGCGCTGCTCGGGCTGATCGGCCTTGCCGTGATCCTGAACCCGACGTCCATCGACTGGACCAATACGAACGTCCTGCTCGGCGCCGGCATGGTCATCCTGGCCGCGATCTCCTGGGCCGCGAACATCATCTACATCCGCGCGCATCGCTGGATCGCCTCACCGCTCCAGCTCCTGATCTGGCAAGTGCTCGTGGCGACGATCGTGCTGTCAGTCAGCGCGACAATCGCGGACGGCCTACCTCACGTAAGGTGGTCGTGGAAGCTGGTGCTGCTGTTCCTGTATTCCGGCCTGATCGGAACGGCGCTGGCCTATTGGGCGATGTCGATGGTCAACAGGAGCATCTCGGCGCTGACGACCTCGCTCGGCACCACCGGGACGCCGCTGGTCGGCATCGCCGCAGCCGCGATCCTGCTGGGCGAGCCGATCGACATCAGCCTTGCGATCGCGGCCGCACTGATCGTCACCGGCATCGCTCTGGCAACACTCGGCGACCGGCTGCTGCGCGGTCAGGCCACCGCGAGCGGCTGAACACGCAAGCGTCCGCGCAGGCCTGCCGCGGTGCCGAGCAGGATGCCGGCAACGGCGACGAACGAGCCCAGCGCGAGCGTTGACAGGCCCGTGAGCCCCTGTCCGATCGAGCAGCCGAACGCCATCACGCCGCCGATGCCCATCAGCGCCGCGCCGCTGCCTGAGCGCAGCATGTGACGCGGCGAGGAATAGCCTTCCAGCTTGAAGCGGCCCGTTGCGAGCGCCGCGGCGAGGCTGCCGGTGAAGACACCTGCGACCGTCGCAATGCCAAAATTCAGCGTCAGCCCGGTCGAGAGCATCGCGTACTGCAGGCTATCCGCGATCGGCGCGACGAAGGTGAGCGAGGTCACCGGCACGGGATTGAAATCATCGGCGCCGAGATAGCCGGTGACGTACCAGCCGCCGGCGACGAGAAGTCCGACGATGACGCCAGCCGCAATCTGGCCCGGCGCGCGCCGGAACGCCGGATGCGCGAATGCGAACAGGACCAGCGCAAGAACGACCGCGGCTGCCGCCAGCGCGCGCGAAACAGCCTCAGCGACACCGAGCGTCGCCAACAGTGACGGCAGCGAGTTCCCGTTGACCGTGGTTTGCGAGGCCTGGACCAGCGCAATACGCGCCGGCGCAATCAGGCCCTTGAGCGTCATCTGCGCGGCGATGCCGAGCACGATCACGACGACGAAGGAGCGGAGATTGCCGCGGCCGAGCAGCACCAGCGCGCGCGAGCCGCAGCCGTTCGACAGCACCATGCCGTAGCCGAACAGCAGGCCGCCGAGGAACAGCACCGGCACCGAGAAGGTCGGTTGCAGATAGATCGACTTGCCAAGATCGACCATGCCGTAGCCGGCGAGGAACTGGCTCACGCCGATCGCGACCGCAATCGCCAGCGCATAGGTCCGCACCAGCCGCCCGTCGCCCTCGGCCAGAAAGCCGCGCATGCTGCTCATGAGGCAGAACCCGCTGAGCAGGCCGACGGCGCCGTAGATAAGGCCGATGACGAGGCCGGCGAGGATGACGAGCTGAGTGGATTCCATGATTACGGCTTCAGGACCACGCGATCTCGCGACGAGCCGGCGACGGCAACGTACGCTTCCTTTGCGCGCTCCAGCGGATAGATCGCGCTTGCCTTGATCGGGAATGGTTTCAGGTGCCCGCTCGCAAAGCCGGGGCCGAGATCGCGCAGCACCGCGCCCGTCGCGGCCGAGGACAGGCCGAGCGTGTCGATGCCAACGTAAGTGTGCTGGCCGCGGTAGAATTCGAGGATGTTGAACTGCACGATGCGGTCGATCGCGGCGATCAGGATCTGACGGCCGCGCAAGGCCAGCGACTTGTGCGCCGCCTGGAAATAGGGATCGCCCACGGTATTGAAGACGATGTCGGCGCCCTTGCCGTCGGTCAGTTCGCGCACGCGCGTGGCGACTTCAGTCGCAGAGGCATCGATCACCTCGATGGGGGCGTTGGCATGGCCTTCATAGCGCTCCGCCTTGCGGACCACGCCGATGACGCGCGCGCCCTGCCAGGTTGCGATTTGCACCGCGGCCTGACCGACCTTGCCGTTCACGCCGAACACCAGAACCGTCTCGCCGCTCTTCGGCACACCGGCGCGGCGAAAACCTTCCATCGCGGTGACGAAGGGCACGCCGATGCCGGCGGCCTCCTCCCAGGACACGGTCGTAGGCTTCTCCACAACCGCATCGGCCTCGACGACGAGATGGCTCGCATGGGTGCCGTCGCGGCGGATGCCGAGATCGCCGGACGAGCCGAACACCTCGCGGCCGACCGTTCCAGCCGGGCCGTCGATGACCACGCCGGCGTAATCCCGGCCCGGCGTGCGCGGGAACACGGCATAGGGCATCAGTCCGGTCGCAGCCTTGACGTCGGACGGATTGACGGCAGCAGCCTTGACCTCGATCAGGAGATCGTTCGGACCGCGCGTGAGCGTGTGGCGCTCGACCACCGGTGCGACCACGGTGGCGTTTTCGGCCTTGGCATTGAGGCGCACGCAACGCGCTTCAATGGTTCTGGGATCGTCTGACGACATGGAAAGACCCGCGATTTCTCGCGGGCCTTGTCGCCTTTGGGGCCGGTCAAGTCAATCCTTCGGCCGCTTGTCATAGAGGCGCTTGGCCTTGCCGAGCGAGCGTTCCAGCGTGGCCGGCGCGACCACCTGAACCCTGGAGCTGATGCCGATGGTGTTCTTGATCTGGGTCGAGATTCGGTCGGCATGATCGACGAGACCCTGACCGTCCCAGAACTCAGGGCGCGCCTCGGCGATAATGGTCAGCTCGTCCATGCGGCCTTCGCGGGTCAGCTCGAGGACAAAATGCCCGCCGCACCAGTCGGTCGCGAGCAGCACTTCCTCGATCTGCGTCGGAAACAGATTGACGCCGCGTAGGATGATCATGTCGTCGGAGCGGCCCGTCACCTTCTCCATGCGCCGCATGCCCGGCCGCGCCGTGCCCGGCAGCAGCCGCGTCAGGTCGCGGGTGCGATAGCGGATTACCGGAAACGCCTCCTTGGTCAGCGAGGTGAACACCAGCTCGCCCTTCTCGCCGTCAGGCAGCACCGCGCCGGTCTCGGGATCGATCACCTCCGGATAGAAATGATCCTCCCAGATATGCAGGCCGTCCTTGGTTTCGATGCATTCCTGCGCGACGCCCGGACCGATCACTTCGGAGAGGCCATAGATGTCGGTGGCATCCATGTCGAAAGCCTCTTCGATCTCGCGGCGCATCGCGTTGGTCCATGGCTCGGCGCCGAAGATGCCGACCTTGAGCGAGCACTGGCGCGGATCGAGCTTCTGGCGCTTGAACTCGTCCAGGATCGCCAGCATGTAGCTCGGCGTCACCGTGATGATGTCAGGCCGGAAATCGTTGATGAGCTGCACCTGCCGCTCGGTCATGCCACCGGAGATCGGCACCACAGTGCAGCCGAGCCTTTCGGCGCCATAGTGCACTCCCAAGCCGCCGGTGAAGAGCCCATAGCCATAGGCGTTGTGGATGATCATGCCGGTGCGGCCGCCGGCGGCGCGGATCGAGCGCGCCATGACCTCCGACCAGGTGTCGATGTCGGCTCGCGTATAGCCGACCACGATCGGCTTGCCCGTCGTTCCGGAAGACGCATGCACGCGCACCAGCTTCTCACGCGGCACGGCGAACATGTTGAAGGGATAGTTGTCGCGAAGGTCCGTCTTCACCGTGAACGGAAATTTCGCGAGATCGGACAACTCGCGAAAATCGGAGGGATGCACGCCAGCCTTGTCGAAGGCCTTGCGATAGTGCGCGACATTGTCGTAAGCGTGCTTCAGCGACCAAGCCAGCCGCTGCGTCTGCAGCGCCATGATCTCGTCGCGTGACGCGCGCTCATGCGCGTCCATCTCGGCGCTATAGGCGTTGCCGCCTTCCTTGAGCCTCGTCTGAGCCATCCTCGTTTCCCCACATCGGTCCGTTCTTTTTTATTCGTCTTGCGTCGGCAGCCACGTGCCTGGAATGACACGCGAATGCCCGCGGAATTCCGCGATGACGGTGTCGCCTGTGGTGACGCGCACGTCGTAAATGCCGGAGCGGCCGCCGCGAGTGACTTCGCGCGCCTTCGCGACGAGGCGGTCGCCGAGCTTGCCCGGCTTGATGAAGGTGATCTGGCCCTGCGCTGCCACGACGCGTTCGTTATGCGAGTTGCAGGCGAACGCGAAGGCAGAATCGGCGAGCGTGAAGATGAAGCCGCCATGGGCGATGCGCTGGCCGTTGACCATGTCCGGCCGCACCGTCATCGCCAAGGTCGCAAAGCCCGGGCCAATCTCGACGACCTCCATGCCGAGACCCTTGGAGGCATCGTCTTCCGCCCACATCGCATCGGCGCAGGCACGGGCAATATCCTCAGGCGACAGGGCGGCTTTGACGTTCACGCGCTTCTCCCGGACAAATGTTTGCACATGATGTTCTGCTGCCTGGCCAATACTGTCAAACGTGGTCGTAATCGACCACGACCCGCTCCGAAGATGGCTTGGCCTGGCAGGTCAGGACAAAGCCGGCCTTCAGCTCCCAAGGCTCCAGCGAATAGTTGATGTCCATCGGCGCTTCACCCTCCACCAGTTTTGCCCGGCAGGTCGAGCACATGCCGCCCTTGCAGGCGAAGGGCAGATCGAGGCCGGCGCGCAGCGCGGCATCGAGAATCGCCTCGTCCTCGGCGACGGGCACGTCGCGGCGCTTGCCGTCGATAATCAGCGACGCGATCGCCTTCGGCGGCGCGTCGGGTGCGACGATCTTCTTCGGCCGCGGCTTGCCGCCGAACTCGGAGACGAAGCGCTCGACATGGATGCGCTCGTCGGCGATGCCGAGGTTGCGGCAGGTCGCCTCGACCTCCTCGCTCATTCCGGACGGACCGCAGATGAAAACATGATCGACGCTTGCCGCCGGCACCAGCGAGCGGAGGAGCACCCCCACCTTGTCGCCGTCGAGCCGGCCATGCAGGATCGGGATGTCCTGCTCCTCGCCCGAGATGACGTGGAAGATCGAGAAGCGGTCAATGAAGCGGTCCTTCAGCTCCTCGAGCGCCTCGAGGAACATGATATTGTCGGTCGCGCGGTTGCCGTAGAACAGGAAGAAGCGGCTGCCCGGCTCGCGCGCCAGAATGCCCTTGACGATCGACAGGATCGGCGTGATGCCGGAGCCTGCGGCAAAGCCGACATGGATGCGGCCGCTATCGGCCGGCGGGACCACGCCGAAGCGGCCGGTCGGCGTCATCACGTCGAGCTCGTCGCCCGATTTCAGCTCGTCCGCCGCCCAGCTCGAGAACGCACCGCCGTCGACCTTCTTCACCGCAATGCGAATCTCGCCGTCGTCGGGGCCGGAGCAGATCGAATAGGAGCGGCGAACCTCTTCGCCGTCCAGCATGGTGCGGAGGGTGAGATACTGGCCGGGCGTGAAGGCGTAGTCACCGGCAAGCTCGCCGGGAATGGTGAAGGTCATTGAAACCGCATCCGACGCCTCGCGGCGGAGATCGGCGACGGCCAGGCGATGGAAGCGTGGTGCGGGCGCTGACATGGTCAATGACACTTGAAGTAATCGAAGGGTTCGCGGCAGGCCCTGCAGCGCCAGAGCGCCTTGCAGGAGGTCGAGCCGAATTCCGATAGCAGCTCGGTGTTGTCCGAGCCGCATTGCGGACACGTGACGGCTTGTTCGCCGAACAGCGCACGACGCGAGTTTGACGCTTGCGGCGGCGCGATGCCGTAGGCGGTCAGCTTGCGGCGTCCCTCCTCACTCATCCAGTCGGTGGTCCAGGCCGGGAACAGCACCGTGCGCACCTTCGGACGATGGAAACCGGCGCGCTCCAGCGCGAGCTCGATCTCGAGCGCGATCATGTTCATGGCCGGGCAGCCGGAGTACGTCGGCGTGATCGCGACCTCGACATGATCGCCGTCGAGGACGATATCGCGGAGCACGCCGAGATCGGCGATGGTCAGCACCGGAATTTCCGGATCGACCACGCTCGCCGCGGCATCCCAGGCACGCCGGCGCAGATCGCTGTCGCATTCAAGCACCGTCACCATGTCTGCCCCGGGAAAGTACGCTGCATCGATTGCAGCTCGGACAGGAGATGGCCGAGATGCTCGCTGTGCCGGCCGGCGCGGCCGCCCTGCTGCATCCAATCGTTCTGCGGCAAAGCGAGCGTCGACTCAGCGAGAACACCGGCCACCGTATTCAACCAGCGACCGCGCAAGCTCGCGGGATCGACCGCGATATCGGCATGGATCAGGGCGCGCTCGCCGTTATCGACCGCAAACATCTCGCCGGTGAAAGCCCAGAGATGATCGATCGCAGCCTGCGCGCGTCGATGACTCTCGTCCGTGCCATCGCCGAGCCGGATGATCCACTCCGAGGCATGGCGCAGATGATAGGCACTCTCTTTCTCCGACTTCGCGGCAATGGCCGCCAGCGTCGCATCGCGCGAAGCCATCATCGCGCGCCAGTAGAGGTCGGCGAAGGCGGAATAGAAAAACTGCCGCACCAAGGTCTGGGCAAAGTCGCCATTCGGCTGCTCGACCAGCAGCAGATTGCGGTATTGCCTGACGTCGCGCAGGTACGCGAGCTTGTCCTCGTCGTTGTCCTTGCCCTCGACCCTGGCCGCGTAGCTGTAGAGCTCGCGTGCTTGGCCAATGAGGTCGAGCGCAATATTGGACAGCGCCATGTCCTCTTCCAGCATCGGTGCATGTCCGCACCATTCCGACAGCCGATGGCCGAGGATCAGCGCATCGTCGGCGCGGCGCAGCGCGTAGAGCACCAGAGGCGTCTCGGAGACCTCGATGTTGGCGCAAGACATCACGTCAACCCATCACATATGCCCCACTTCGTCGGGCACTTCGTAGAATGTCGGATGCCGGTAGATCTTCGACTCCGCCGGCTCGAACATCATGCCTTTCTCGGCGGGATCGCTCGCGGTGATCGCAGTCGACGGCACGACCCAGATCGACAGGCCCTCGCCCCGGCGGGTGTAGATGTCGCGGGCGGCCTGAAGGGCCATGGTGGCATCGCTCGCGTGCAGCGATCCGACATGCTT comes from Bradyrhizobium diazoefficiens and encodes:
- the paaK gene encoding phenylacetate--CoA ligase PaaK; its protein translation is MAQTRLKEGGNAYSAEMDAHERASRDEIMALQTQRLAWSLKHAYDNVAHYRKAFDKAGVHPSDFRELSDLAKFPFTVKTDLRDNYPFNMFAVPREKLVRVHASSGTTGKPIVVGYTRADIDTWSEVMARSIRAAGGRTGMIIHNAYGYGLFTGGLGVHYGAERLGCTVVPISGGMTERQVQLINDFRPDIITVTPSYMLAILDEFKRQKLDPRQCSLKVGIFGAEPWTNAMRREIEEAFDMDATDIYGLSEVIGPGVAQECIETKDGLHIWEDHFYPEVIDPETGAVLPDGEKGELVFTSLTKEAFPVIRYRTRDLTRLLPGTARPGMRRMEKVTGRSDDMIILRGVNLFPTQIEEVLLATDWCGGHFVLELTREGRMDELTIIAEARPEFWDGQGLVDHADRISTQIKNTIGISSRVQVVAPATLERSLGKAKRLYDKRPKD
- a CDS encoding PLP-dependent aminotransferase family protein gives rise to the protein MISAMIDLNRADEQGLMAQLTSQLRRLIASGRIGKGRALPSSRSLASDLGVSRNTVTYAFEQLAAEGYLAASPGRRPVVTVDGGERGEAANAAGARTGKLRLSPWASKLKQTDWPMSYQAPLKPLRPGHGDAREFPNEVWARCLRRSAVRAARRELGSINRPRLRESLAHYLATSRGVRARADQILILPSAQAALTLIAAALISPGDEVWVEDPGYPGAAAAFRASGARVTGIRLDEQGMRRMPGLAVPKLIFMTPSHQHPTGRLMSLARRTAFLGASRPGKTWIVEDDYDGEFHYDSRPVPALQGLDAHGRVFYVGTFAKAMTSDIRLGYLVVPPALVSILEIAQRHIGLIASSHIQEALAEFIADGHFLAHLRRMRRLYHARRDHLVEGLERQLGEVLSVEVPSGGIQLIARLKRGSADQAAVRRLVAAGVETRALSSLALGQPRDHGLLLGFAAWRESEISAAVRTMALCF
- the paaB gene encoding 1,2-phenylacetyl-CoA epoxidase subunit PaaB → MATPNTPLWEVFIRSRNGLAHKHVGSLHASDATMALQAARDIYTRRGEGLSIWVVPSTAITASDPAEKGMMFEPAESKIYRHPTFYEVPDEVGHM
- the paaC gene encoding 1,2-phenylacetyl-CoA epoxidase subunit PaaC, which produces MSCANIEVSETPLVLYALRRADDALILGHRLSEWCGHAPMLEEDMALSNIALDLIGQARELYSYAARVEGKDNDEDKLAYLRDVRQYRNLLLVEQPNGDFAQTLVRQFFYSAFADLYWRAMMASRDATLAAIAAKSEKESAYHLRHASEWIIRLGDGTDESHRRAQAAIDHLWAFTGEMFAVDNGERALIHADIAVDPASLRGRWLNTVAGVLAESTLALPQNDWMQQGGRAGRHSEHLGHLLSELQSMQRTFPGQTW
- the paaD gene encoding 1,2-phenylacetyl-CoA epoxidase subunit PaaD, with the protein product MVTVLECDSDLRRRAWDAAASVVDPEIPVLTIADLGVLRDIVLDGDHVEVAITPTYSGCPAMNMIALEIELALERAGFHRPKVRTVLFPAWTTDWMSEEGRRKLTAYGIAPPQASNSRRALFGEQAVTCPQCGSDNTELLSEFGSTSCKALWRCRACREPFDYFKCH
- a CDS encoding DMT family transporter, whose translation is MNSLSPRAAIGLFLIVVLAWGVNWSVTKQLVQFFPPLWTSAIRSWIALAGLFVILGLSNNLVVPERRDIPVVLSVALLHMTVFSVLVAAGVRFLPASKAIVLGYTTPLWVAIAAPLLGKDTLTAPKLAGALLGLIGLAVILNPTSIDWTNTNVLLGAGMVILAAISWAANIIYIRAHRWIASPLQLLIWQVLVATIVLSVSATIADGLPHVRWSWKLVLLFLYSGLIGTALAYWAMSMVNRSISALTTSLGTTGTPLVGIAAAAILLGEPIDISLAIAAALIVTGIALATLGDRLLRGQATASG
- a CDS encoding quinone oxidoreductase family protein, with translation MSSDDPRTIEARCVRLNAKAENATVVAPVVERHTLTRGPNDLLIEVKAAAVNPSDVKAATGLMPYAVFPRTPGRDYAGVVIDGPAGTVGREVFGSSGDLGIRRDGTHASHLVVEADAVVEKPTTVSWEEAAGIGVPFVTAMEGFRRAGVPKSGETVLVFGVNGKVGQAAVQIATWQGARVIGVVRKAERYEGHANAPIEVIDASATEVATRVRELTDGKGADIVFNTVGDPYFQAAHKSLALRGRQILIAAIDRIVQFNILEFYRGQHTYVGIDTLGLSSAATGAVLRDLGPGFASGHLKPFPIKASAIYPLERAKEAYVAVAGSSRDRVVLKP
- the paaI gene encoding hydroxyphenylacetyl-CoA thioesterase PaaI codes for the protein MNVKAALSPEDIARACADAMWAEDDASKGLGMEVVEIGPGFATLAMTVRPDMVNGQRIAHGGFIFTLADSAFAFACNSHNERVVAAQGQITFIKPGKLGDRLVAKAREVTRGGRSGIYDVRVTTGDTVIAEFRGHSRVIPGTWLPTQDE
- a CDS encoding YeeE/YedE family protein, which produces MESTQLVILAGLVIGLIYGAVGLLSGFCLMSSMRGFLAEGDGRLVRTYALAIAVAIGVSQFLAGYGMVDLGKSIYLQPTFSVPVLFLGGLLFGYGMVLSNGCGSRALVLLGRGNLRSFVVVIVLGIAAQMTLKGLIAPARIALVQASQTTVNGNSLPSLLATLGVAEAVSRALAAAAVVLALVLFAFAHPAFRRAPGQIAAGVIVGLLVAGGWYVTGYLGADDFNPVPVTSLTFVAPIADSLQYAMLSTGLTLNFGIATVAGVFTGSLAAALATGRFKLEGYSSPRHMLRSGSGAALMGIGGVMAFGCSIGQGLTGLSTLALGSFVAVAGILLGTAAGLRGRLRVQPLAVA
- the paaE gene encoding 1,2-phenylacetyl-CoA epoxidase subunit PaaE — encoded protein: MSAPAPRFHRLAVADLRREASDAVSMTFTIPGELAGDYAFTPGQYLTLRTMLDGEEVRRSYSICSGPDDGEIRIAVKKVDGGAFSSWAADELKSGDELDVMTPTGRFGVVPPADSGRIHVGFAAGSGITPILSIVKGILAREPGSRFFLFYGNRATDNIMFLEALEELKDRFIDRFSIFHVISGEEQDIPILHGRLDGDKVGVLLRSLVPAASVDHVFICGPSGMSEEVEATCRNLGIADERIHVERFVSEFGGKPRPKKIVAPDAPPKAIASLIIDGKRRDVPVAEDEAILDAALRAGLDLPFACKGGMCSTCRAKLVEGEAPMDINYSLEPWELKAGFVLTCQAKPSSERVVVDYDHV